In Drosophila santomea strain STO CAGO 1482 chromosome 2L, Prin_Dsan_1.1, whole genome shotgun sequence, a single window of DNA contains:
- the LOC120443773 gene encoding patched domain-containing protein 1 isoform X3, whose protein sequence is MTCGISCVDKTLNKSFYHLGISIAKHPGYFIIIPVLLTLLCMTGYQQLKYQIDPEYLFSPIAGEGKTERAIVEQYFKVNYTHRFNVGRITRPARG, encoded by the exons ATGACGTGTGGAATTTCGTGTGTCGATAAGACACTGAACAAATCATTTTACCATCTGGGAATAAGCATAGCCAAACATCCTGGATATTTTATTATCATTCCGGTACTACTGACGCTGCTCTGCATGACTGG TTACCAGCAGCTGAAGTATCAAATTGATCCCGAGTATTTATTCTCGCCAATTGCGGGGGAGGGAAAGACTGAGCGTGCCATCGTTGAGCAATACTTCAAAGTAAATTACACGCACCGCTTTAACGTCGGACGCATTACGAGGCCCG caCGCGGCTGA
- the LOC120443773 gene encoding patched domain-containing protein 3 isoform X1, with amino-acid sequence MTCGISCVDKTLNKSFYHLGISIAKHPGYFIIIPVLLTLLCMTGYQQLKYQIDPEYLFSPIAGEGKTERAIVEQYFKVNYTHRFNVGRITRPGRFGRVIVITKDGDKNMIRREVFQELRQLDSIIQNATTTYDGDTYTYKDNCARWENECFENDILNLDALMDDIEAGQLNLTFPFMFNPVTWDAHLFPVFFGGTKLTEDNYVISVPAIQLVYFVTADTKRQDAKGAEWEETFLRVVGKAENSGQFKHISVSYFASRTLDHELEKNTKTVVPYFSSTFLMMGLFSIITCMMGDAVRSKPFLGLMGNVSAIMATLAAFGLAMYCGIEFIGINLAAPFLMIGIGIDDTFVMLAGWRRTKSKMPVAERMGLMMSEAAVSITITSVTDFISFLIGIISPFRSVRIFCTYSVFAVCFTFLWHITFFAACMAISGYREQKNLHSIFGCRVQPMSIAIKENRNFLYKAVMAGGIDTNDPDNPIDNKDHVLMAFFKDKMAAVINNKWCKAIIILAFASYLVGACYGITQIKEGLERRKLSREDSYSVEFFDREDDYYREFPYRMQVIIAGPLNYSDPLVQEQVENLTSTLEHTSYVTSRRYTESWLRSFLSFLDRNNELLNVTVDDEQTFIDAVKEHWLFPGNPFSLDVRFNKDETQIIASRFLIQAVNITDTNHEKEMVRDLRQICKDSPLNASIFHPYFVFFDQFELVRPVSLQAMVIGAIIMMIISFVFIPNILCSLWVAFSVISIELGVAGYMALWDVNLDSISMINLIMCIGFSVDFTAHICYTYMSSKKRSPKARVREALHSLGLPIIQGSSSTILGIVALLLAQSYIFLVFFKMVFLVIFFGAMHGLFLLPVLLSLFGPGSCLTWTGKDDGSDAEVDDGTKDRQLEKPFSQSYYMQYPTIGINGPYGSKGFLGAPYKAYGVDEKDLGLGTSGEDSSESSSSRSQHRQQVAATEEEVVVRESAPRRYDDGWRRSSYQNIYGQGATQFQAQPDLYGKQVSATEWRQRLDTHEQQQRQRQRRSPYENYHQDVEIDMQRARRNSHGDVIDLHGTPNSSVEERFRRRGEAFSAASGDDSSYRHQQVMAMPNAGSPPSAKRYNRRRSSEDSTSRHQRWPANIEERRARRAYSPAHNRPETFSTSYAYRSSSHHNLYQPNGKSSKYPPTYQYGDYYH; translated from the exons ATGACGTGTGGAATTTCGTGTGTCGATAAGACACTGAACAAATCATTTTACCATCTGGGAATAAGCATAGCCAAACATCCTGGATATTTTATTATCATTCCGGTACTACTGACGCTGCTCTGCATGACTGG TTACCAGCAGCTGAAGTATCAAATTGATCCCGAGTATTTATTCTCGCCAATTGCGGGGGAGGGAAAGACTGAGCGTGCCATCGTTGAGCAATACTTCAAAGTAAATTACACGCACCGCTTTAACGTCGGACGCATTACGAGGCCCG GTCGCTTCGGGCGAGTCATTGTGATAACGAAGGATGGCGACAAAAATATGATCCGCCGCGAGGTGTTCCAGGAGCTGCGCCAGCTGGACAGCATTATCCAAAATGCCACAACCACTTATGATGGTGATACCTATACGTACAAGGACAACTGTGCTCGCTGGGAGAACGAGTGCTTTGAGAACGATATTCTTAATTTGGATGCACTGATGGATGAT ATCGAAGCGGGTCAGCTGAATTTGACATTTCCTTTCATGTTTAATCCAGTCACGTGGGACGCCCACTTGTTTCCTGTCTTTTTTGGCGGCACCAAGCTGACTGAGGACAATTATGTGATTAGTGTTCCGGCCATTCAATTGGTGTATTTCGTGACCGCAGACACCAAAAGGCAGGATGCCAA GGGTGCCGAGTGGGAGGAGACTTTCCTCCGGGTGGTTGGCAAAGCAGAGAATTCGGGGCAGTTCAAGCACATTTCGGTCTCATATTTCGCTTCTCGTACGCTGGACCACGAACTCGAGAAGAACACGAAGACTGTGGTGCCTTATTTTAGCTCAACCTTTCTGATGATGGGTCTGTTTAG CATTATCACCTGCATGATGGGTGATGCAGTTCGCTCGAAACCCTTCCTGGGGCTCATGGGCAACGTCTCGGCCATTATGGCCACCCTGGCcgcttttggcctggccatgTACTGCGGCATTGAGTTCATTGGCATCAATCTCGCTGCTCCCTTCCTGATGATCG GCATTGGCATTGACGACACTTTCGTAATGCTGGCCGGTTGGCGGCGCACCAAGTCCAAAATGCCTGTCGCGGAACGAATGGGTCTTATGATGTCCGAGGCGGCAGTGTCGATTACCATCACCTCAGTCACTGACTTCATTTCGTTCCTGATCGGAATTATCAGCCCTTTCCGATCAGTCAGGATTTTCTGCACGTACTCCGTGTTCGCCGTTTGCTTTACATTCCTGTGGCACATCACCTTCTTTGCAGCCTGTATGGCCATTTCGGGCTACAGGGAGCAAAAGAATTTGCATTCCATTTTCGGCTGCCGTGTCCAGCCGATGTCTATTGCAATCAAAG AGAATCGCAACTTCCTTTACAAGGCGGTCATGGCTGGTGGCATAGACACTAACGATCCTGACAATCCCATCGACAACAAGGATCACGTGTTGATGGCGTTCTTCAAGGATAAGATGGCTGCAGTAATCAACAACAAGTGGTGTAAGGCTATAATCATCCTGGCCTTTGCAAGCTATTTGGTTGGCGCCTGCTACGGAATCACCCAAATAAAGGAGGGCCTCGAACGACGAAAGCTCTCCCGGGAAGACTCCTACTCGGTGGAGTTTTTTGATCGCGAGGACGACTACTACCGCGAGTTTCCATACAGGATGCAG GTAATTATTGCAGGCCCGTTAAACTACTCGGATCCTCTAGTACAGGAGCAAGTGGAGAACCTGACCAGCACCCTGGAGCATACCTCATACGTAACCTCCAGGCGCTATACTGAGTCCTGGCTACGCTCGTTCCTTTCATTCTTGGACCGGAACAATGAGCTCCTTAATGTTACCGTAGACGACGAGCAGACATTCATTGATGCCGTGAAGGAGCACTGGTTGTTCCCTGGTAACCCCTTCTCCCTCGATGTTCGCTTCAACAAGGACGAAACCCAAATTATTGCCTCGCGCTTTCTCATTCAAGCGGTTAACATCACAGATACCAATCACGAAAAAGAGATGGTTCGGGATCTGAGACAGATCTGCAAAGACTCTCCACTGAATGCCTCAATTTTCCATCCATATTTCGTGTTCTTTGATCAGTTCGAACTGGTGAGACCGGTTTCACTTCAGGCAATGGTGATTGGGGCCATTATCATGATGATAATCTCCTTTGTTTTTATCCCTAATATACTTTGTTCCTTGTGGGTGGCTTTCTCGGTCATCTCCATAGAGCTAGGCGTTGCTGGATATATGGCCTTGTGGGACGTTAACCTGGACTCCATTTCGATGATTAATTTGATCATGTGTATTGGCTTCTCAGTGGACTTCACCGCTCACATCTGCTACACATACATGTCCTCGAAAAAACGCAGTCCCAAGGCACGAGTCCGAGAAGCTCTTCACTCCCTTGGTCTGCCAATTATTCAGGGCTCCAGTTCAACCATTCTGGGTATTGTAGCCCTTCTGCTGGCCCAGAGCTACATATTTCTGGTCTTCTTCAAGATGGTGTTTTTGGTGATTTTTTTCGGCGCAATGCACGGCCTTTTTCTGCTGCCTGTGTTACTATCACTCTTCGGACCCGGATCTTGTCTTACCTGGACGGGAAAGGACGATGGTAGCGACGCAGAAGTAGACGACGGCACGAAAGACCGTCAGCTAGAAAAGCCTTTCTCACAGTCATATTACATGCAATACCCTACCATTGGAATCAACGGCCCATATGGCTCGAAAGGCTTCCTGGGAGCCCCGTACAAGGCCTACGGTGTGGACGAGAAGGATCTAGGACTGGGCACCTCGGGTGAGGACTCCTCAGAGAGCAGCTCGAGTCGATCGCAGCACCGTCAACAAGTTGCTGCTACAGAGGAGGAGGTTGTGGTACGTGAGTCTGCGCCGCGGAGGTACGACGACGGCTGGCGTCGCTCCTCCTACCAGAACATTTATGGACAGGGTGCAACACAGTTTCAGGCTCAACCCGATCTGTATGGCAAGCAGGTTTCGGCGACCGAGTGGCGACAGCGTTTGGATACtcacgagcagcagcagcgtcaGCGGCAGCGGCGAAGTCCCTATGAGAACTACCACCAGGACGTAGAGATTGACATGCAGAGGGCGCGACGTAACTCTCACGGCGACGTTATCGATCTGCATGGAACACCCAACTCCTCCGTTGAGGAGCGGTTCCGACGACGGGGTGAAGCGTTCAGTGCAGCAAGTGGGGACGACAGCAGCTACCGTCATCAACAGGTAATGGCTATGCCAAACGCTGGATCGCCTCCTTCAGCTAAGCGGTATAACCGACGACGATCCTCGGAGGATTCGACCAGTCGACACCAGCGATGGCCTGCAAACATCGAGGAGCGGAGGGCACGACGCGCTTACTCGCCTGCCCACAACCGCCCAGAGACTTTCTCCACCAGCTACGCCTACCGCTCCTCCTCGCACCATAACCTTTACCAGCCGAACGGGAAGTCTTCAAAGTATCCGCCCACTTACCAGTACGGCGACTACTACCATTGA
- the LOC120443773 gene encoding patched domain-containing protein 3 isoform X2 produces MTCGISCVDKTLNKSFYHLGISIAKHPGYFIIIPVLLTLLCMTGYQQLKYQIDPEYLFSPIAGEGKTERAIVEQYFKVNYTHRFNVGRITRPGRFGRVIVITKDGDKNMIRREVFQELRQLDSIIQNATTTYDGDTYTYKDNCARWENECFENDILNLDALMDDIEAGQLNLTFPFMFNPVTWDAHLFPVFFGGTKLTEDNYVISVPAIQLVYFVTADTKRQDAKGAEWEETFLRVVGKAENSGQFKHISVSYFASRTLDHELEKNTKTVVPYFSSTFLMMGLFSIITCMMGDAVRSKPFLGLMGNVSAIMATLAAFGLAMYCGIEFIGINLAAPFLMIGIGIDDTFVMLAGWRRTKSKMPVAERMGLMMSEAAVSITITSVTDFISFLIGIISPFRSVRIFCTYSVFAVCFTFLWHITFFAACMAISGYREQKNLHSIFGCRVQPMSIAIKENRNFLYKAVMAGGIDTNDPDNPIDNKDHVLMAFFKDKMAAVINNKWCKAIIILAFASYLVGACYGITQIKEGLERRKLSREDSYSVEFFDREDDYYREFPYRMQVIIAGPLNYSDPLVQEQVENLTSTLEHTSYVTSRRYTESWLRSFLSFLDRNNELLNVTVDDEQTFIDAVKEHWLFPGNPFSLDVRFNKDETQIIASRFLIQAVNITDTNHEKEMVRDLRQICKDSPLNASIFHPYFVFFDQFELVRPVSLQAMVIGAIIMMIISFVFIPNILCSLWVAFSVISIELGVAGYMALWDVNLDSISMINLIMCIGFSVDFTAHICYTYMSSKKRSPKARVREALHSLGLPIIQGSSSTILGIVALLLAQSYIFLVFFKMVFLVIFFGAMHGLFLLPVLLSLFGPGSCLTWTGKDDGSDAEVDDGTKDRQLEKPFSQSYYMQYPTIGINGPYGSKGFLGAPYKAYGVDEKDLGLGTSGEDSSESSSSRSQHRQQVAATEEEVVFQAQPDLYGKQVSATEWRQRLDTHEQQQRQRQRRSPYENYHQDVEIDMQRARRNSHGDVIDLHGTPNSSVEERFRRRGEAFSAASGDDSSYRHQQVMAMPNAGSPPSAKRYNRRRSSEDSTSRHQRWPANIEERRARRAYSPAHNRPETFSTSYAYRSSSHHNLYQPNGKSSKYPPTYQYGDYYH; encoded by the exons ATGACGTGTGGAATTTCGTGTGTCGATAAGACACTGAACAAATCATTTTACCATCTGGGAATAAGCATAGCCAAACATCCTGGATATTTTATTATCATTCCGGTACTACTGACGCTGCTCTGCATGACTGG TTACCAGCAGCTGAAGTATCAAATTGATCCCGAGTATTTATTCTCGCCAATTGCGGGGGAGGGAAAGACTGAGCGTGCCATCGTTGAGCAATACTTCAAAGTAAATTACACGCACCGCTTTAACGTCGGACGCATTACGAGGCCCG GTCGCTTCGGGCGAGTCATTGTGATAACGAAGGATGGCGACAAAAATATGATCCGCCGCGAGGTGTTCCAGGAGCTGCGCCAGCTGGACAGCATTATCCAAAATGCCACAACCACTTATGATGGTGATACCTATACGTACAAGGACAACTGTGCTCGCTGGGAGAACGAGTGCTTTGAGAACGATATTCTTAATTTGGATGCACTGATGGATGAT ATCGAAGCGGGTCAGCTGAATTTGACATTTCCTTTCATGTTTAATCCAGTCACGTGGGACGCCCACTTGTTTCCTGTCTTTTTTGGCGGCACCAAGCTGACTGAGGACAATTATGTGATTAGTGTTCCGGCCATTCAATTGGTGTATTTCGTGACCGCAGACACCAAAAGGCAGGATGCCAA GGGTGCCGAGTGGGAGGAGACTTTCCTCCGGGTGGTTGGCAAAGCAGAGAATTCGGGGCAGTTCAAGCACATTTCGGTCTCATATTTCGCTTCTCGTACGCTGGACCACGAACTCGAGAAGAACACGAAGACTGTGGTGCCTTATTTTAGCTCAACCTTTCTGATGATGGGTCTGTTTAG CATTATCACCTGCATGATGGGTGATGCAGTTCGCTCGAAACCCTTCCTGGGGCTCATGGGCAACGTCTCGGCCATTATGGCCACCCTGGCcgcttttggcctggccatgTACTGCGGCATTGAGTTCATTGGCATCAATCTCGCTGCTCCCTTCCTGATGATCG GCATTGGCATTGACGACACTTTCGTAATGCTGGCCGGTTGGCGGCGCACCAAGTCCAAAATGCCTGTCGCGGAACGAATGGGTCTTATGATGTCCGAGGCGGCAGTGTCGATTACCATCACCTCAGTCACTGACTTCATTTCGTTCCTGATCGGAATTATCAGCCCTTTCCGATCAGTCAGGATTTTCTGCACGTACTCCGTGTTCGCCGTTTGCTTTACATTCCTGTGGCACATCACCTTCTTTGCAGCCTGTATGGCCATTTCGGGCTACAGGGAGCAAAAGAATTTGCATTCCATTTTCGGCTGCCGTGTCCAGCCGATGTCTATTGCAATCAAAG AGAATCGCAACTTCCTTTACAAGGCGGTCATGGCTGGTGGCATAGACACTAACGATCCTGACAATCCCATCGACAACAAGGATCACGTGTTGATGGCGTTCTTCAAGGATAAGATGGCTGCAGTAATCAACAACAAGTGGTGTAAGGCTATAATCATCCTGGCCTTTGCAAGCTATTTGGTTGGCGCCTGCTACGGAATCACCCAAATAAAGGAGGGCCTCGAACGACGAAAGCTCTCCCGGGAAGACTCCTACTCGGTGGAGTTTTTTGATCGCGAGGACGACTACTACCGCGAGTTTCCATACAGGATGCAG GTAATTATTGCAGGCCCGTTAAACTACTCGGATCCTCTAGTACAGGAGCAAGTGGAGAACCTGACCAGCACCCTGGAGCATACCTCATACGTAACCTCCAGGCGCTATACTGAGTCCTGGCTACGCTCGTTCCTTTCATTCTTGGACCGGAACAATGAGCTCCTTAATGTTACCGTAGACGACGAGCAGACATTCATTGATGCCGTGAAGGAGCACTGGTTGTTCCCTGGTAACCCCTTCTCCCTCGATGTTCGCTTCAACAAGGACGAAACCCAAATTATTGCCTCGCGCTTTCTCATTCAAGCGGTTAACATCACAGATACCAATCACGAAAAAGAGATGGTTCGGGATCTGAGACAGATCTGCAAAGACTCTCCACTGAATGCCTCAATTTTCCATCCATATTTCGTGTTCTTTGATCAGTTCGAACTGGTGAGACCGGTTTCACTTCAGGCAATGGTGATTGGGGCCATTATCATGATGATAATCTCCTTTGTTTTTATCCCTAATATACTTTGTTCCTTGTGGGTGGCTTTCTCGGTCATCTCCATAGAGCTAGGCGTTGCTGGATATATGGCCTTGTGGGACGTTAACCTGGACTCCATTTCGATGATTAATTTGATCATGTGTATTGGCTTCTCAGTGGACTTCACCGCTCACATCTGCTACACATACATGTCCTCGAAAAAACGCAGTCCCAAGGCACGAGTCCGAGAAGCTCTTCACTCCCTTGGTCTGCCAATTATTCAGGGCTCCAGTTCAACCATTCTGGGTATTGTAGCCCTTCTGCTGGCCCAGAGCTACATATTTCTGGTCTTCTTCAAGATGGTGTTTTTGGTGATTTTTTTCGGCGCAATGCACGGCCTTTTTCTGCTGCCTGTGTTACTATCACTCTTCGGACCCGGATCTTGTCTTACCTGGACGGGAAAGGACGATGGTAGCGACGCAGAAGTAGACGACGGCACGAAAGACCGTCAGCTAGAAAAGCCTTTCTCACAGTCATATTACATGCAATACCCTACCATTGGAATCAACGGCCCATATGGCTCGAAAGGCTTCCTGGGAGCCCCGTACAAGGCCTACGGTGTGGACGAGAAGGATCTAGGACTGGGCACCTCGGGTGAGGACTCCTCAGAGAGCAGCTCGAGTCGATCGCAGCACCGTCAACAAGTTGCTGCTACAGAGGAGGAGGTTGTG TTTCAGGCTCAACCCGATCTGTATGGCAAGCAGGTTTCGGCGACCGAGTGGCGACAGCGTTTGGATACtcacgagcagcagcagcgtcaGCGGCAGCGGCGAAGTCCCTATGAGAACTACCACCAGGACGTAGAGATTGACATGCAGAGGGCGCGACGTAACTCTCACGGCGACGTTATCGATCTGCATGGAACACCCAACTCCTCCGTTGAGGAGCGGTTCCGACGACGGGGTGAAGCGTTCAGTGCAGCAAGTGGGGACGACAGCAGCTACCGTCATCAACAGGTAATGGCTATGCCAAACGCTGGATCGCCTCCTTCAGCTAAGCGGTATAACCGACGACGATCCTCGGAGGATTCGACCAGTCGACACCAGCGATGGCCTGCAAACATCGAGGAGCGGAGGGCACGACGCGCTTACTCGCCTGCCCACAACCGCCCAGAGACTTTCTCCACCAGCTACGCCTACCGCTCCTCCTCGCACCATAACCTTTACCAGCCGAACGGGAAGTCTTCAAAGTATCCGCCCACTTACCAGTACGGCGACTACTACCATTGA
- the LOC120443802 gene encoding galactose-specific lectin nattectin, with amino-acid sequence MVTILFIFCSLPFLVIASNNTNNTDLALHPKCNPLLQCDAYFSVAGFAEVNWLEANYICNRVGAVLATVRNKEQHQLMLYYVNKKERLFGNRTFWLGATNLVDRSYFWTWMSTGVPVTYAQWSKREPKSDRTGEDACLLLGTDNFWHSEPCQRKHNFICENVCQLNYTSLDKRVYI; translated from the exons ATGGTTACCATATTGTTCATTTTCTGTAGCTTACCTTTTTTGGTAATAGCATCCAATAACACCAACAATACGGATCTAGCTTTACATCCAAAGTGTAATCCGCTTCTTCAGTGCGATGCGTATTTTTCAGTGGCAGGTTTTGCTGAA GTAAACTGGCTGGAAGCAAACTATATATGTAATAGAGTTGGAGCAGTCCTAGCTACTGTTAGGAATAAAGAGCAGCATCAGCTAATGCTTTACTACGTCAACAAGAAAG AACGGTTATTTGGAAACAGAACCTTTTGGTTGGGCGCCACAAATCTGGTGGATCGGAGCTATTTCTGGACCTGGATGAGTACTGGCGTTCCCGTGACTTATGCACAATGGAGTAAAAGAGAACCCAAGTCTGATCGAACAGGTGAAGATGCCTGTCTTCTCTTGGGAACTGACAATTTCTGGCATAGTGAACCCTGCCAACGGAAGCACAATTTCATTTGCGAAAATGTTTGTCAGCTAAATTATACATCGCTAGACAAAAGAGTATATATCTAA
- the LOC120450747 gene encoding macrophage mannose receptor 1, which yields MRSLFLVCLLFGSAWSLPESDLSPTSPAPGNDTSEESQLPAFSPFSLRDGRFAIGTFAKVNWFQAQATCAAYGYTLVSISSEQDQRSLRNFLFIYARNQQDLMTDPLWTSGTDLASDNNWVWFSKGRALNYRNFQNGLPGYSSDNRHCLGINGINGLWVNEECSQQRYFVCEKRCQFDDDVN from the coding sequence ATGCGTTCCCTATTCTTGGTTTGTTTGCTCTTCGGCTCGGCTTGGTCTCTGCCCGAATCGGACCTATCACCCACATCCCCTGCTCCCGGGAACGACACCTCCGAGGAGTCCCAGTTGCCCGCATTCTCGCCATTTAGTCTGCGCGATGGCAGGTTCGCCATAGGCACTTTCGCCAAAGTGAACTGGTTCCAGGCCCAGGCCACCTGTGCCGCCTATGGGTACACTCTCGTAAGCATCTCATCCGAGCAGGATCAGCGCAGTCTGCGCAATTTCCTCTTCATCTACGCCCGGAACCAGCAGGATCTGATGACCGATCCGCTCTGGACCTCGGGCACCGACCTGGCCAGTGACAACAACTGGGTGTGGTTCAGCAAGGGACGCGCTCTCAACTACCGCAACTTTCAAAATGGACTACCGGGCTACTCCAGCGACAATCGCCACTGCCTTGGCATCAACGGAATTAACGGACTCTGGGTGAACGAGGAGTGCTCACAGCAGCGCTACTTCGTATGCGAGAAGCGTTGCCAGTTCGATGACGATGTAAATTAA